A window of Xenopus laevis strain J_2021 chromosome 1L, Xenopus_laevis_v10.1, whole genome shotgun sequence genomic DNA:
ATGATGAGATGTATCTCTGGTTAGGAACTAGCAACATCAAAACAGGCGCCTCTTTGATGTCATTCCTGATGTTGCAAGAAACAAGGCTCACATTGATTGGGTGCAGCCAGCAGTGTGGCAAATTGTATGATTTATGAGCAGAGACAGAAATGAagggttggcagaagaggcacatgcctagggatCAGCAAGGGTACTAGGCATATGTTAGGCCTTAGCTCTGCTTTCTATAATTCCTCCCAGGCCAACTGAGGAAgtttttaaagggttggttcacctttaagttaacttttattgtgttttagtaagccaaattctaagcaacttttcaattggtcttcgttatctagtttttatagttttttcactatttgcctttttattctttccagcttttaaatgggggtcactgaccccatctaaaaacaaatgctctgtaaagctacacattttttgttattgttactttttaatactatataatagtctaatatttaaatgaatgcatggtcgttagggtaatgtggactctagcaaccagactgctaaaactgcaaacaggagagctgttgaataaaaagctaaactcaaaaaccacaaatagtaaaaaatgaaaaccaattgcaaattgtctcagaacatcactctctatatcatactaaaagttatcgcaTAGATGCAATTCACAATGGCAACTAACAGGAAGGCCACACCAGACAAGGAAAGGCTGCAAGCAACATTTCCTGAGTGACAATAGCTTGTGGCACAGGAAATACTGTCTACAGCACTCACCTGTATGGCAAGTGTCTCATCATAAAGAAACACTATTCTGCCTTTATAGGGTCTTTCTTGAACCAGTACTACTGATCCATGTCCTTACCTGATCCTGACTAGGCTACTGCAGCTTACTACTTAAACAGGCTGCAAGACTCGCTCCCTTTAGTTTATCGTAAAGAGACCCTTGaccaaaaacagtttttagacAAAATGTAAGTCTAACAACTTTCCATTGTATGCTGATTAAACACTGGGTTTAGGAGATCACCCTAACTGACCTGGGCTTTTAGGTGTATTTAAAAGAGAGGTTTTCCTGCATTGTAAATATGTAAAGTATTACATTTATAAGTAacagtaaaataaattatatctCTATAATGGGCTCTTTTAATTAGTCTTGGGGAAGGATGATAAAGATCTACTGTATGAGCTTGATGTTAAAATAACCACTCTTTTTGTGAGCAGCACAAGTACTGTAATTCACAACAGCTGGAATACTGCTgatattaaaaaagtaaatagcacaaaagaataatacaggtatgggacctggggttgtctggataatggatctctctgtaatttggatcttcatacctaaagtctactagaaaatcatgtaaacatttaataaacccaatagtctggttctgcttcaaataaggattcattatatcttagtttgaatgaagtacaagctactgttttattattacagagaaaaattaaatcattaaaaaataattggattatttggataaaatggagcctatgggagatgacctttccgtaattctgagctttctggataacgggtttccggataacagatccaatacctgtacttgtatgggtgtctgaaaacaatgtgtaataAATACAACAATATGGTTTAGAGGAAAAGGCCTTCCAAAAGTAattctataatataatgtaaatttgATGTGGTAGTAACAGAATCCCCTACACTTATAACAAACtgataattttttgtattttcaggCACTAACTGTTCTATAATAGATTATCTTCTTTTTACATGTTCCAGTTGCTATTTGACCCCCATATTGTGAGGGAATTGCTCGTAACAGCAGGTAGGGGTCAAGCAAAATAGATTCACAGACAAGAGGCTCGGGTTGGCAACACAAAGTTTTCAGGCTTCTGCCTgtagtttatttttatagcataCAAACATAAACAGGCACAATGAAgaaacagtaaagcaaagtcttacCAGATTGTTGGTTTCAAAGCTAAGAAAGCTATGTATAGCTAACAcattcaataaaaacatatataaaggaGCAGGAAAGTCACAACACtgaggggtgccaaaagttaggcacccccccagtgattgtattcacttaccatgtaccctgggctggtgctccttttagcaGAACCTGTACTGGCCCAGGGTTCCTCTTGAGTGAGCTCCATgtagtgatttttctttttccactaCCCCTTGGCCGAAACATGCGCAGTTAAGTGAAAAAGCTGAATTGTTAAAGTTTAGCTTTTCACTCTATATGCATGCCCATCATCAGTAAGAGAGAggcagcaggaagaggatcgcttcaTGGTGCTCACTGAGACCAACACTGGGCCATGGcagtttttctgctgataggagcaccagcccagggttattaggtaaatcaatacaatcactgggAGATGCCTAactttttctcctttaagcaccatatgatgcaaaagaaaataatacagttAACATCACTCACATTTATTCCTAAGAAATCAAAAATGGCACTCAAATTGCCCCATGTACCAAAGATCTTAGGTTAAGAACTGCAGCTGCAAGTCTAATTGGCTTCTTCCACAATGTCACTGTTGAGACTATAGACCTATAGCATTTATTCTTGATATATCTTCTTAAGCAACCAGCTCAAGATAAGAACTAGACTCCgatttgttttgttctttgttttcTGTTCTCCAATCAAAATCTAACTGCTTCCTAGTcattaaaagattttaaaagtttactataACAGGTTTTTATTCTAAGTTAAAGTGCAAACATCCACCATCTGTTCCCTTTCTTCTCCAACTGATGTGAATCCATCTCCATCACCAAGGGTCTTCACAAGTACAGGCTCCCTGTCACACATAGGGCAGCATTTATTGCGAACATGTGACGCTCTCATCCAAAGGATCAGATTCCACCTTTCTCCTGAGGTAATGGGAAGAGCTCCGTGAACATGTTGTCCTCGGTGCAATATCCCCTGGCCAGTTACGTGTTCAACTTCTACATATGTCCTCTCATTGACTGGAACCTTatccaaaagaaaaacacattatacAGTCATTACTGAATACAAGGACTATTCCACTTTAGTTTACATAATAAATCTGTAACATTATATTGGTATCAGCTGAGAAAGAGTAAAATAAGCAGATACATTACAGTGAATATAGTTAGGGCTGAAGTCCAGGGGGGCCTGATCTACAGTTAATCCACCAAAATACTGGCAAAAATTGGAAGGGATTTGCCCTGAGAAGATCAAAGTAGAGTCCATGCCATTAGTATTGCCTATGGCTCAATGAAATTATAATATGCCCCCACAATTTACCCAAGTTGCAGTAATTTCATTACTCTGTGCCATCTGGCTAAAGCTGGAGTGCTATTTATTTCCACCAGTGGTCAACTATTCACACTAGTCCAGAGAATACTGGAGCATCCCCAGTGAAGACAAAAGCTCCACATGTCTGTGTATCAGCACTGCAAAGAAACAGATTTAGTCAAGCAGTACATCCACAGAGTTCAATTTATTTCTTGTGGCTGTTTATTTTTCTCAAGTGTGAATTCTTGCAATCATGTGGTCTACACAAGGCTCCAAACTTACTGAAGGGTCCTGCTTCTTTTAAATATCTGTGTCCTTCAAGGCAGGATGaaacaatcaaaggaaaaaagAACTGATATTAAAAcacttgtgtaataaaaggcactaagtttgcccaggttcaGTTGCTCTACCAACTCAGAGGACCAGCAactgcttcctgctgattggttgctatagctaattacatttatacataaatacattagtATGACATAAACTATCATTGCACATATATAGGTGACCCACCAATTGAAGATGCAGTCAACTTTTAGAGCAGTGGCCAGCAGGGAGATTTGACGCCTGTGAATTTTTATGCGTGACTGCGGACTACAAAGCTCCCGAAAAAtgtgtctccattggaaataattgaaatcgctggtggtaaaatcATCACATCGCAAAGTCGCCCCAAAATTTTCTttagaggcaacttcgggtgataTGTTGGGTATACTGCTGATGATTTCAATTAGGAGAAACATTTTCTGGAGACTTGTTGCTCGCAGTCGTGCATAAATAATCATGGGTCACAGATCTCCCAATCAGCCACTGCCCTTAGGCATTCAATATTTTCTCCCTTCCATAGTTATACCTTCCCAACAaagtagggatgcagcgaatccatgaTTCAGttagggattctgcctttttcagcaggatttggccgaatccttctgccaggccaaaccgaatcctaatttgcatatgcaaattaggggcggggagggaaattgcatgactttttgacacaaaacaaggaagtaaaaaatattttcccacccctaatttgcatatgcaaatttggattcagttcggctgaatccaaaatagtggattcggtgcatccctacaacaaagaaacattaaaaaaaataatttacctcTTTCATGTCTGAAAAATACAGATTTCCATCTATAAATTCTTTTCCCAGAGAAATATTTAAAGTGACCTCTGCATTATCATAGTGGCAGCTCAAATCCAGGTCTTCCTGTAGAGCATATTTCACAACAAATGCCCTGTGGCTGTCAAGGCAGCCTCCGCCCCAGTCTGGATACAGCAAAGAGGTAAGAGGTTGGATATACTTCTCACACAAAGGGGCAGTCAATTCATCTACAAAACCAAGCTCATTCAGGAGTATCTGTAAAGGGGAACAAAAAGGAATAACAGGCAAGACTGATTTATTCTGCAGTtgaattttattgcattgttaGCAAGTTTTACAAATGTCTAAACCCAACAagaggttaatttaaagggaacgtcaaatcaaaaaaatatttttttgcccaataaaagaaaacataattctaagcaactttacaatatacagtcattacatttttttctatggtttttaagtaatTTGTAAAAGTCTGTCCCTGTctaacaaccaggagttaggcaaatgctgccttcaatagcaattgtttttaaaaataactttaaaagcactgaaacattttaataaatgtatattggaaagttgctttaaaattatgtcttttttattaggcaaattgtTATGGGGGGTTGGTTTGCCCCTTAATCATAATAATCATAATCCCTGCTAGAGCTGCAGTCcaatattctgattattttgtATCACAGCACTCCAATACCACTGACAAATAAATATTGTACTATATAGTTATGTTGTGGGTGGGGAGACTTTCCCACCCGCCCCTTAGCGTTTTATTCAAGGGCTATGTCTTAGGTTTCTGCTCTCTGAaaaggagcaaagtgcaaataactgtCAGATTGTgacctttttttgcacttgtacATTGTTTGGTtagatctagggatgcactgaatccactattttggattcggccgaaccccctgaatcctttgtgaaagatttggccaaataccgaatcctaatttgcatatgcaaattaggggtggggaaatcattttttacttccttatttatCCTTATCTTTTAACTACATTTTAGATTCTGAGGTAATAAATGTACACTACCCCATAGTTGTTCATTGTGTTTGGACGCCCCTTTGGCAAGTCAGATCTTTCAAAGTTCTCAAGCTCTTCTACAAGCTTCGCACAGAATTCTGGAATAAATACTGGAAGTCGATAGATCCTCTTGTCTAAAAAATATTGAAGGATTTATCTTTCAATAGCAAGAAGTGTTATGTGTGTGAAATAGCACTGTAGCAGAGGATGGAGAATTAAATATACTAGTGTAGTTCTCTACTAAAACACTATGCAGTTTAGGCTGGGTAATTTCATAATGGTAAATAAATGCAAAGGCACATCCCCCCGAGCAGAACTTCCTTTTTCTCCTATAAGGTTGAAATAATGGTGCTGCTTTGGGTCTAGATTAGGGCAGGCTATAGGTAacccaacacaaaaaaaatcaaattctttgTGTGTGCAATATGGCCAGAACTGGTTGGTTAAAGAACAACTATACCCCTACAAAATGTAGGTCTCcctaaaaatatatcacataaacagTCCATATGTACATACAAATAAACtgctttcataaaaatatactagcAGTATGTGCATTttataattctaaatagaaaattgccattttaagttgTGCCATTGGATaagttggttaagtattcattttacgGATATAGTTCCTTCTTTGAAGCAATGGGGGAATGTCATAAATGGCAAGATTTTATTGGACAGTTTGGCTGATGTCGAAATATAGACTCAAACATTATAAGTGTTCTATAACTCAAAAAGtctttatgagaaaatgtatttaaaaatccatattaaaAATTCAGGATAGTTATAATATGTGAGTCTAGGTTTGCTCTCTGGCTCTGATGGCTAtatcctgttctctctctctctctttgctcTTTAACTAGCCATAACTACTCCCTGCTAAACCGCAAATTTGTTTGGTGAAGAGGAAACATACTTGGAGACCATTTGGACATGTATTCCAGGTCAGGggtatgtttgaaaatgtcatctgctgAAGTAAAACAGGTGCCATGTTATATTAGCAGATGAGGAAATACAGAGGAGCCATGCTCCTCATAACTTCCTGCAGTTCCAATTGTTTGTCGTCGGTCTGAACAAACAGAAAAATTGAAGGTGGCAATGCATATATATGGCCAGTCATATAGTATCTGTCTGTTCAGCCCATAGGAAGAGCAGTTGGTTACCATGGGGGGTTGGCTAATGTATAGCCATCTTAGGCTTTACTTTCCTGGCTTTACGCCTAG
This region includes:
- the ogfod2.L gene encoding 2-oxoglutarate and iron-dependent oxygenase domain-containing protein 2 isoform X4, with amino-acid sequence MIKMEVERRRKLGEESLHRRTEISLHYKPLYPEVYLLQESFLAAEFLAAVRYSKSPQANIEGLLHHLHSIPGNGHIPDKRIYRLPVFIPEFCAKLVEELENFERSDLPKGRPNTMNNYGILLNELGFVDELTAPLCEKYIQPLTSLLYPDWGGGCLDSHRAFVVKYALQEDLDLSCHYDNAEVTLNISLGKEFIDGNLYFSDMKEVPVNERTYVEVEHVTGQGILHRGQHVHGALPITSGERWNLILWMRASHVRNKCCPMCDREPVLVKTLGDGDGFTSVGEEREQMVDVCTLT
- the ogfod2.L gene encoding 2-oxoglutarate and iron-dependent oxygenase domain-containing protein 2 isoform X3; its protein translation is MTALRHSYSCGCFYTDNIFIQEFHVHVRYTGELQFRRDYERIKMEVERRRKLGEESLHRRTEISLHYKPLYPEVYLLQESFLAAEFLAAVRYSKSPQANIEGLLHHLHSIPGNGHIPDKRIYRLPVFIPEFCAKLVEELENFERSDLPKGRPNTMNNYGILLNELGFVDELTAPLCEKYIQPLTSLLYPDWGGGCLDSHRAFVVKYALQEDLDLSCHYDNAEVTLNISLGKEFIDGNLYFSDMKEVPVNERTYVEVEHVTGQGILHRGQHVHGALPITSGERWNLILWMRASHVRNKCCPMCDREPVLVKTLGDGDGFTSVGEEREQMVDVCTLT
- the ogfod2.L gene encoding 2-oxoglutarate and iron-dependent oxygenase domain-containing protein 2 isoform X1, with product MTALRHSYSCGCFYTDNIFIQEFHVHVRYTGELQFRRDYERLLSSRGCRTSEQFRNVLEMIKMEVERRRKLGEESLHRRTEISLHYKPLYPEVYLLQESFLAAEFLAAVRYSKSPQANIEGLLHHLHSIPGNGHIPDKRIYRLPVFIPEFCAKLVEELENFERSDLPKGRPNTMNNYGILLNELGFVDELTAPLCEKYIQPLTSLLYPDWGGGCLDSHRAFVVKYALQEDLDLSCHYDNAEVTLNISLGKEFIDGNLYFSDMKEVPVNERTYVEVEHVTGQGILHRGQHVHGALPITSGERWNLILWMRASHVRNKCCPMCDREPVLVKTLGDGDGFTSVGEEREQMVDVCTLT
- the ogfod2.L gene encoding 2-oxoglutarate and iron-dependent oxygenase domain-containing protein 2 isoform X2 yields the protein MTALRHSYSCGCFYTDNIFIQEFHVHVRYTGELQFRRDYERLLSSRGCRTSEQFRNVLEMIKMEVERRRKLGEESLHRRTEISLHYKPLYPEVYLLQESFLAAEFLAAVRYSKSPQANIEGLLHHLHSIPDKRIYRLPVFIPEFCAKLVEELENFERSDLPKGRPNTMNNYGILLNELGFVDELTAPLCEKYIQPLTSLLYPDWGGGCLDSHRAFVVKYALQEDLDLSCHYDNAEVTLNISLGKEFIDGNLYFSDMKEVPVNERTYVEVEHVTGQGILHRGQHVHGALPITSGERWNLILWMRASHVRNKCCPMCDREPVLVKTLGDGDGFTSVGEEREQMVDVCTLT